The Streptomyces cathayae DNA segment CCGATATGTGCTGGGCGCGCAGGTGGGGATCGGCGGCCGGCAGCTTCCGCCGGCGGTCGACCCTGACCTGGATCGTCCTGCTGTCCGGGTCCAGGCCGAACCGCCAGGGCTGGGTGTTGTGGATCGACGGGGCCGCGACCGCCGCGGCCAGCAGGTCATGAACGGCGGTGGCATCCAGTTCCCGGGTCTGCGTCACGGCACGGCTCCTTCGCAACGGCTCCTCGCGGAGTGTCCCCTCCGCTCCGTCCACTCTGCGCCGTGCTCCCGCTCCGGCAGGAGGGTTGACCGGCCCCACGCTGCGGGCCATGTGGCCCGGTTCTCGTGAGGGGTCAGGTGACCGGCAGGGCGGTGGCGAGCAGGACGACGCCCAGGGAGCCGACCAGGGCGACGACCGCCAGGGTCCGGGCCGTCTCCGTGCGGCCCTGGGAGTGGGCGATCCCATGGCCCGCCGCGGCGAGCATCACCACGGCGAACAGGGCGAGTTTGGCCGCGAGGGTGCGGCCGTGGCCGGGCTCGGCGAGGGATGCCCAGGTGACGCCCCGGTGCCGGGCCATGGCCCATCCGGTGGCCAGTTGCATGGGCAGGAAGACCGCGCCGGTGAGCATCCCGAAGCGGCGGCCGGCCGCGGCGGTGAAACGGTCCTTGGCCTCCGGGGCGAGCAGCCGCCGGGCCAGCGGCAGGACCACCAGCGACAGGGCCAGCTGCCCGCCGACCCACAGGGCGGCGCCCGCCACATGCGCGAACCGGACCAGGGACCACCAGCCGACGGTGTCCACTACCCGATCACCTCCACGGTGCCGTGCGCGCCCGCTTCGGCGTGGCGCATGTCGTGATCGACGAAGGAGTAGTGGCCGGCCTCCGGAAACGTCGTCTCGACGAAACCACCCTGCGCCGGAGCCAGGTCCAGTACCTGCGCGCCGCCCGGATCCCCGGGGCCCAGCAGGAGGACGCCCTCCTTGTACACGGTGTCGAAGACGGTGCCCACGATGTGGAAGGCGATGCCGTTCCTCGGCCCGGCGGCGACCACCCAGAACCGGACCCGTTCACCGGCCCGCACCCTCAGGGGCCGCTCGGCGTACTGGGCGGCGACCCCGTTGAACGTCCAGGCGTCCGGCTCGTTCCGGCGCATCTTCGCCACCTGGGCGGCGCTGCCCGGCGTGCCGAGGTAGAGCTCGGAGGAGACCAGCGCGTATTCGTGGTCGGCCTTCCTCAGCCCCGGCGGGTCGATGACCACGGCGCCGTACATGCCGTTGCCGATGTGCTGGAGCATGGGCGCGGTGCTGCAGTGGTACAGCCAGGCGCCGGCCTTCTCGGCGCGGAAGCGGTGGACCAGGCGCTCGCCGGGCTCTATGGTGCGCATCGGCCCGTCGGGGGCGAGGGAGCCGGCGTGGAAGTCGATGCCGTGGCCCATGCCCGGGTCGTCGTTGATCAGGGTGATCTCGAAGACGTCGCCGATCCTGCCGCGCAGGGTGGGGCCGGGCGCGGTGCCGCCGAAGGTCCACATCCGCTGTGTCACGCCGGGAGCGACTTCGACGTCGGTGCGGGCGGCGCGCAGTTCCGTCCGGTGCACCGTCTTGCCGGGTGCGGGGGCCAGGTCGGCGGGGCGGGGCCGCCAGCCGGCGGAGAACCCGGCGGTGAGGTCGGGGCCGTCCTCCGTGCCGGAGCCGGAGGCCGCCGTGCGGCCGTCGTGTTCCGCGTCTGCGCCACCGTCCCCGCCGAAGCCGTCGTCGACGGCGGCGGCAGCGGCGACGGCGACGGCGACGGCGGCAATGTACAGGGTCATCCCGGCCGCCCGGTGGCCCGGCAGGGTGCACCACGCCTCACGGTCCTCGGTGACCGGGCCGAGGTCGAGCACACGGCTGTCGCTCCGGGCCAGCATCGGGGTGGTGGGGCCGTCCTCCACCTCGAGGTCGTGCCGCTGGGCATCGGTGTTGGTGACCTTCAGCCGCAGTGCGGTGCCCGCGGCGACCTCGATGCGGTCCGGCCGGACCCGCATGTCGGTCAGGGTCACGGCGACGGTGCGGACGACTTTCGTGGCACCGGCCGCGGTTCCGGCGGCGACATGCGAACCGCCGGTGTTTCCACCGCTGTTGGCGACCAGTACGGCCAGCACGGTCAGTACCGTGCCCGCGACGGTGCCCCACAGCGCGGGCCGCCGTGCCGTACGGTCCGTGCGGCCGCCGCCGTCGGTGTCCGGGGCGTACCGCTCACCGTGCACGGTGCTCCTCGCCGTCCGGGGCGGCAGTGGGGCGGGGGGCTGCGGGCTGCCCGCCCCGGGGGCCGGCGGTCAGCAGTTCGGCCAGCTCCCGCTGGTACGGGAACGAGCCCGGCCGGTAACCGCACCACGGCTCCTCGGCGTACGGGTCGCCGGTGACGCCGTAGGCCCGGGACCGTGAGCCGCCGCAGACCCGGCGGAACTCGCACTGCCCGCACCGGCCGCCCAGCCGGTCGGCGTCCCGCAGCCCGGTGAACAGGTCCGAGGTCCGGTAGATCTCGGTCAGCGGCGTCTCGCGCACAGTGCCGGCGCCCAGCGGGAGGAAGCCGCTGGGGTGCACGCCGCCGGTGTGCGAGACGAAGACGAACCCGCGGCCCGCGTTGACGTCCAGCGGTGGGCGGCGCGCCCGGCGTACTCCGGCGTCCAGCCCCAACACTGCGGCACGGCCCCGCAGTTCGTGGTAGAGCGGGCCGAGTCCGAGCGCCCCGACATGGTCCTCCCCGCGTCGCGCGAGGATCAGACGCTGGAGCGCGACACGACGGAAGTGGTGGGCCTCGGTGGTCTTGGCGGGCACGGTCAGGCCCATG contains these protein-coding regions:
- a CDS encoding multicopper oxidase domain-containing protein — protein: MHGERYAPDTDGGGRTDRTARRPALWGTVAGTVLTVLAVLVANSGGNTGGSHVAAGTAAGATKVVRTVAVTLTDMRVRPDRIEVAAGTALRLKVTNTDAQRHDLEVEDGPTTPMLARSDSRVLDLGPVTEDREAWCTLPGHRAAGMTLYIAAVAVAVAAAAAVDDGFGGDGGADAEHDGRTAASGSGTEDGPDLTAGFSAGWRPRPADLAPAPGKTVHRTELRAARTDVEVAPGVTQRMWTFGGTAPGPTLRGRIGDVFEITLINDDPGMGHGIDFHAGSLAPDGPMRTIEPGERLVHRFRAEKAGAWLYHCSTAPMLQHIGNGMYGAVVIDPPGLRKADHEYALVSSELYLGTPGSAAQVAKMRRNEPDAWTFNGVAAQYAERPLRVRAGERVRFWVVAAGPRNGIAFHIVGTVFDTVYKEGVLLLGPGDPGGAQVLDLAPAQGGFVETTFPEAGHYSFVDHDMRHAEAGAHGTVEVIG